Proteins found in one Colletes latitarsis isolate SP2378_abdomen chromosome 8, iyColLati1, whole genome shotgun sequence genomic segment:
- the Mettl14 gene encoding methyltransferase like 14 isoform X1, whose product MLKTLRERSQKRKKLLAQTLGVSSVDELRQILGTDIDDAQKKRIKSISEKTENGVKDLKNDATTADEIVYKDSSTFLKGTQSSNPHNDYCQHFIDTGQRPQNFIRDVGLADRFEEYPKLRELIKLKDDLIAETATPPMYLKTDLLAYNLKELNCKFDVILIEPPLEEYQRTCGATNVQLWNWDQIMELDIGEVAANRSFVFLWCGSSDGLDMGRFCLRKWGFRRCEDICWIRTNINNPGHSKNLDSKAVLQRTKEHCLMGIKGTVRRSTDGDFIHANVDIDLIISEEPEYGSIEKPVEIFHIIEHFCLGRRRLHLFGRDSTIRPGWLTVGPELTNTNFNADLYTSYFANGQITTGCTERIEALRPKSPPPKGKVPGRGRGGFNRGRGRGRL is encoded by the exons ATGCTTAAGACGCTCCGCGAACGTTCGCAAAAACGCAAGAAGCTCCTAGCGCAAACG CTGGGTGTTTCGAGCGTGGACGAGCTGCGACAGATTTTGGGGACTGATATCGACGACGCGCAGAAGAAAAGAATAAAATCAATATCCGAAAAGACGGAGAACGGAGTGAAAGATTTGAAGAACGACGCGACTACCGCCGACGAAATCGTCTACAAGGATTCCTCTACGTTCTTGAAG GGAACGCAGTCGTCGAATCCCCACAACGATTATTGTCAGCACTTCATCGACACAGGCCAGCGGCCGCAAAATTTTATCAGAGACGTAGGCCTGGCGGACAGGTTCGAGGAATACCCTAAGTTACGGGAACTGATTAAGTTAAAGGACGATTTGATAGCGGAAACCGCTACACCACCCATGTATCTAAAAACGGATTTGCTCGCGTACAATTTAAAGGAACTCAATTGCAAATTCGACGTGATACTCATCGAACCTCCGTTGGAGGAGTATCAACGCACATGTGGCGCCACAAACGTTCAACTTTGGAATTGGGATCAG ATAATGGAATTGGACATCGGGGAAGTAGCAGCAAACAGGAGTTTTGTGTTTCTGTGGTGCGGGAGTAGCGATGGATTGGACATGGGACGGTTCTGCCTTCGCAAATGGGGATTCAGACGATGCGAGGATATTTGTTGGATTCGAACCAACATCAATAATCCCGGCCACAGTAAAAACTTGGATAGCAAGGCAGTCCTTCAGAGGACCAAGGAACATTGCCTGATGGGTATCAAGGGAACCGTGAGACGATCTACGGACGGTGACTTTATCCACGCTAACGTGGACATCGATCTAATTATATCGGAGGAACCAGAGTACGGCTCTATAGAGAAGCCCGTGGAGATATTTCACATAATCGAGCATTTCTGTCTCGGTAGACGACG GTTGCACTTGTTCGGTCGAGACAGTACGATTCGCCCGGGATGGCTCACCGTAGGACCCGAACTAACGAACACAAACTTTAACGCGGACCTTTATACCAGTTATTTTGCAAATGGTCAGATTACGACCGGGTGCACCGAACGCATAGAGGCGCTTAGACCAAAGTCTCCGCCACCTAAAGGAAAGGTTCCCGGCCGTGGTAGGGGTGGGTTTAACCGAGGACGAGGCAGAGGAAG ACTGTAA
- the Mettl14 gene encoding methyltransferase like 14 isoform X2 → MLKTLRERSQKRKKLLAQTLGVSSVDELRQILGTDIDDAQKKRIKSISEKTENGVKDLKNDATTADEIVYKDSSTFLKGTQSSNPHNDYCQHFIDTGQRPQNFIRDVGLADRFEEYPKLRELIKLKDDLIAETATPPMYLKTDLLAYNLKELNCKFDVILIEPPLEEYQRTCGATNVQLWNWDQIMELDIGEVAANRSFVFLWCGSSDGLDMGRFCLRKWGFRRCEDICWIRTNINNPGHSKNLDSKAVLQRTKEHCLMGIKGTVRRSTDGDFIHANVDIDLIISEEPEYGSIEKPVEIFHIIEHFCLGRRRLHLFGRDSTIRPGWLTVGPELTNTNFNADLYTSYFANGQITTGCTERIEALRPKSPPPKGKVPGRGRGGFNRGRGRGR, encoded by the exons ATGCTTAAGACGCTCCGCGAACGTTCGCAAAAACGCAAGAAGCTCCTAGCGCAAACG CTGGGTGTTTCGAGCGTGGACGAGCTGCGACAGATTTTGGGGACTGATATCGACGACGCGCAGAAGAAAAGAATAAAATCAATATCCGAAAAGACGGAGAACGGAGTGAAAGATTTGAAGAACGACGCGACTACCGCCGACGAAATCGTCTACAAGGATTCCTCTACGTTCTTGAAG GGAACGCAGTCGTCGAATCCCCACAACGATTATTGTCAGCACTTCATCGACACAGGCCAGCGGCCGCAAAATTTTATCAGAGACGTAGGCCTGGCGGACAGGTTCGAGGAATACCCTAAGTTACGGGAACTGATTAAGTTAAAGGACGATTTGATAGCGGAAACCGCTACACCACCCATGTATCTAAAAACGGATTTGCTCGCGTACAATTTAAAGGAACTCAATTGCAAATTCGACGTGATACTCATCGAACCTCCGTTGGAGGAGTATCAACGCACATGTGGCGCCACAAACGTTCAACTTTGGAATTGGGATCAG ATAATGGAATTGGACATCGGGGAAGTAGCAGCAAACAGGAGTTTTGTGTTTCTGTGGTGCGGGAGTAGCGATGGATTGGACATGGGACGGTTCTGCCTTCGCAAATGGGGATTCAGACGATGCGAGGATATTTGTTGGATTCGAACCAACATCAATAATCCCGGCCACAGTAAAAACTTGGATAGCAAGGCAGTCCTTCAGAGGACCAAGGAACATTGCCTGATGGGTATCAAGGGAACCGTGAGACGATCTACGGACGGTGACTTTATCCACGCTAACGTGGACATCGATCTAATTATATCGGAGGAACCAGAGTACGGCTCTATAGAGAAGCCCGTGGAGATATTTCACATAATCGAGCATTTCTGTCTCGGTAGACGACG GTTGCACTTGTTCGGTCGAGACAGTACGATTCGCCCGGGATGGCTCACCGTAGGACCCGAACTAACGAACACAAACTTTAACGCGGACCTTTATACCAGTTATTTTGCAAATGGTCAGATTACGACCGGGTGCACCGAACGCATAGAGGCGCTTAGACCAAAGTCTCCGCCACCTAAAGGAAAGGTTCCCGGCCGTGGTAGGGGTGGGTTTAACCGAGGACGAGGCAGAGGAAGGTAA